In the genome of Chiroxiphia lanceolata isolate bChiLan1 chromosome 5, bChiLan1.pri, whole genome shotgun sequence, the window tcagctccttcagcttctcAGTCCCTCATCTCTTCATCCCCTCATTCCCTCATCCCTTCATCCCCTCATTCCCTCATCCCTTCATCCCCTCAGCCCCTTCATTCCCCTCATCACCTCAGTCCCTCAGTCCCTTCATCCTCCTCGTTCCCCTTCAGGTCCCTCATCCCCTTTcacctcctcatcctccttcaTCCCTCATCGCTCCTCAGGTCCCTCAGTCCCTTCATCCCTCCTCAAGTCCCTCAGCTCCTCAGTCCTTCATCCCTCTCATCCCTCCTCAGGTCCCTTCGTCCCCTTTcacctcctcatcctccttcaTCCCCCTCATCCCTCCTCAGGTCCCTTCATCCCTCTCATCCCTCCTCAAGTCCCTCAGTTCCTCAGTTCCTTCATCCCCCTCAtattaggttggatatcaggaaaaaatttttttacgGAGGGAGTGATGAGACACTGTtatgggctgcccagggaggtggtggacgCACCgcccctggaggtttttaagatgagattggatgtggcacttagtgccatggtctggtaaccacggtggggttggatcaagggttggacttgatgatcccagaggtcttttccaacccggttgattctgtgattctgtgattttatgaatCTATGAATCCACGATCCCTTCTCATCCTCCTTCATCCCCCTCAGCCCCCACGACGCTTTTCCCGCCCTTTTTCTGCAGGGGCCGTTACGTCCACAACGGTCGCAGGCCCCGCCCGCAGCAGCGGATTGGTCGAGAGGCAGATACCTCAGCATCGGATTGGTCAAAGGACTGTCCGTCAGCGGCAGGTCCCGCCTCTTCCGCTGTCGCGACCCCGCGCGGGGGCGGGGTGGGCGCGCCGTTGCCATGGCAACGCGACgctgaggggaaggaggggcgGCCATGGCGGCCCTGAGGGGGAACGGCGGccgctgcagagctgcaggaatgtGGGGACGGGCAGGTGAGGCCCTGCCACGGCTGCACGGGGCGGTGGGTGAGGGGGGACCGGGGCAGCCcggggaggaaaggaggctcagaggagctCGAgagtgagggagctgggaagggtctggagcagcaggaggggctgagggagctgggggggctcatcctggagcaaaggaggctcaggggggaccttctggctctgcaagtccctgccaggaggggggagccggggggggtcgggctctgctgccagggaacaagggacaggccaaggggaaacggcctcaggctgggccaggggagggtcaggttggggctgaggaggaatttgttgctggaaagggtggtgaggccttggcaggggctgcccagggtggaATCCCCACCCCTGCAGGGATTTccaagccctgtggatgtggcacttggggacatggtcagtggtggccttggcagagctgggaagggttgGACTCCACAgccttaaaggtcttttccaacctaaatgattctataactGTATGATTCTAAATCTCAAGGCCTTGCTGAAAAGTGTCCTGCAATCCGGCAACGAGCAGCTGATTTCACAGGTGATTATTTGCTAAGAAACACCTTTAGGAACGACACACCTTGATCTGTTTTTGCAAGGAACTAACTTtaactgtttttatttccctttaaagTTTATTGGGAACTGACCCCAGTACTTTACCCCATGTAACCCACCTGGGATTGTGTGTTGCAGGGTCCAGCTCCAGGGCTTGACGTGGAGTCCCAGCTGCTCAGCAAAAAGGCTCAGCCATGGTAATACAGCTTTGATCCTTCTGAGGAGGGTTGAGACCACTTTTTAAGGAAATGGAGTTAGCATCCAGTcattcccagggctgcaggacaaAAACTAACCTGCCCAAATTCACTTGTGTGCAGTTATGCACCAAATTCTGactttcagcttttcctgctcttgGCCGCAGGCTGTAAAACTTTGCACATGTTGTATaaagccttttttattttgaaagatcAGCTACAGGCCAAATTCCAGCCAGGAACCTACAAGTGCTCACAAAATCCAGCAGAGACCCTGCTGGGAGTGCACAAGTGCACTGGGACTGGCTGCAAAACCTGCCAAaagcacctccctgggcagtgggCACGTTCCAGCACGAGAAGTATTCCACAAATTCCGTCCAGTGAAGGCCTGTGAAAGAGGCTTCTCAAACCTGAGTCTGAGTTCGAGTGGCTTCAGTTTGCAACCCTGAAGGTTCAGGGAACAATCTGCCATCAGCTGCCTCCTGCACTctgcttcctctccttctccttctgatAGAGGgtctctgtgttttctgtagaAAACTTGAGttatgtttcagtttttctttaccTGTACATGTTCTTTCACACTGTGGTCCCAGCTGATTCTGAACACTGTGCCCCTGACTGTGGGTTTATGCCTAGAACACAAATGTTTGTCTCCTTTGAGCTGTAAAAGGACTTCTTAGAACTGATAGCACAAAAAATACACTTCACACACAGTTAATGCCCAGCtgagagccagggctgggatgcaACGAAACAGCTGTTCTGGGATGTCTTGggatcatggaatcctggaatggtttgggttggaagggaccttagagatcatttagctccagccttcctgccctggccagggacaccttccactaccccgGGTTGCTCCAgcgtggccttggacacttccagggatccaggggcagccacagcttctctgggcaacctgtgccagggcctccccaccctcccagccaggaattccttcccaatatccgatctaaccctgccctctggcactgggaagccattccctgtgtcctgtccctccaggccttgtccccagtccctctccagctctcctggagccccttcaggccctgcaaggggctctcagctctccctggagccttctcttctccaggggaaccccccagctctcctAGCCCAGGATCCTCTCCCCAGGAGGGAGACAATGATGACCCAAACCTGAGAGGCTTTGTGGTGGTTTTCCCTCTGCAGGCAGACAAAGCCAAGCCCAAGGGTGGCAAAGGCAAGTccaagaagaaggagaaggcGGCGGTGAAGGAGGTGGACGTGCTCGGCCCCGCCGCCATGCTCAACGCCTACTACATCTCCCACAACGCCGCTGCCTTCCTCGAGTTCCGGGGCTACCCCTGGCCTGGCTCTCCcaaaaagaaggggaagaagaagtgAGAGCCGAGCTCCCAGGTGATTAAACTCATCCTGACCTCTGCAGTGTCGGCTCAGGGGTTTCCCTTGATCGCCGCTGTGTCCCTACAAAGATGCTTTTCTTGCAGCTCGAGCTCGGGGTGACAAAGGCAGGGGACACTGGGCCATTGTCCCTTCAGCTGTGGCCCATCACAGGGTCTGTGTGCATGGAAGGGTTGAGCCTGGGCAGGGTTTGTGCTGGGGTTTGCTTTACTCCCACTGCTgccattccctggggatgggATGTGCTTCCCAGTACCTGCAGCTGTCTGACCCTGAGCTCGGAAAGTGGAATTCAGGGCAGGATTGACAGTGTTAAGGGTGATTTGTGGAACATCAGCTGAGCTGGAgagtcctgtgaggagcagctgagggagctgggaagggtctggagcagcaggaggggctgagggagctgggggggctcatcctggagcaaaggaggctcaggggggaccttctggctctgcaagtccctgccaggaggggggagccggggggggtcgggctctgctgccagggaacaagggacaggccaaggggaaacggcctcaggctgggccaggggagggtcaggttggggctgaggaggaatttgttgctggaaagggtggtgaggccttggcaggggctgcccagggaggtttggagtgcccatccctggaggtgtcccaggaaggcctggccgtggcactcagtgctctgggctgggggacaaggtgaTCTTGATCCGTGATcctgaaggtcttttccaaccccaggGATCCTGGCATTCTGTCTGAGGGTCTCCCACCACTCCCTGTGTGGCTCAGCACAGAGCCACGAGATGGCACCTGTGTGTCCCTGggatttcagaaggaaatggCTCAGTTTGGGCAGACAAGTGAAGCTCCAGCGActctccccagccccccttTGGCTGGGAAGCCTGGAGATGGAGCTGAGGtggtgtcagtgctgctgcGACACCTGCTCAGAGATGCAGGACCCCAGGGCTCCCCTCCCTCGGATCATTCTTCCCCCAAACACCCTGGCTGGAAACCACAAGCTCAGTGTTACAGTTACAGCTcagagctctttctctctgtttcctccACGTGTTTATCCCAGCCCTCCGTAAATCCTGGAGCAGcacctcctggagcagcacctCGAGAGAAGCTGTGCCTCTCTCCCGGCTGCTTCCACCCActggaaaagagcaggagagtgagtgggaggggagaggatgTGTTCTGAACTGATGTGGGCTGTGGAGAGATGGGAGGGAATGCAAAAGGACTGGAATCTTGGAGAAAGGGGTGGGAAAACAGAATCTGCAATGGGCTAGAGCTGCTGTCAGGGGAAATGTGCCCGTTCTCAAGGACACCCGAGGGACTGAGCCTGGAAGGACACCCAAGaagtgccacagcagcacctcagctgTTTGAGACACCAACTGGGGGTGAGCATCCACGGTGTGGATCTGGTGGAGCAGCCAGTTGGCTCCCAGGCCATTCCTGGCTGACTTCAGTGCAGGAGCAGAACCCTCTCTGACCTCCAGGTAACTTGGTGTCACAGGTAACACAACAGTCAGCTGTAATGTGATCCACCCAAGGCTGCTTCCCCAGCCTGAAATGCTCCCTCTGGGAGGAGGTTTTGACCAGGGAAAACCACAGCTGGGGGCATTGGCCAGCCCCTGTTATGAGGGCCACTGCAAACCCCACTGTGTTTGTTCCATCCACATGTCAAGAAAACAACCACGGGATcgttcaggctggaaaagctccCCGAGTCCAACTAtccccctgtgctcagcactgcccCGTGTCCTCAGGACGGACACCCCCAGGGTGGGCCCCTGTTTCCTGGCCAAGGAACCTGCAGTTGGGGTGTTGTGGTGACTCAGAGCTGTGGTTTGCTCTGTGTCCTGCACCCACGTCTCTTGCTCAGCGTTTACCCTGCTCTTgcctccccaccaccccccaGGAAGTCTCTGGTCACAGCAACTCCTAACTATTTCCTCCAAGCATCAGCTTTGTAAAGCAAGAGATCTCTTGCCGCCTCTGTGTTCAGCATCTCCAGCTAGatgtttgaaaaattaattaaaaaccccAATTATTCCACATATTTACCACAAGAATTTCCAAGCAGTGAAGTAGGAACTGCTCGACTTTGGTTAGTGATGGTTATAAGTGAGCAAGGCCGTTTTTACATTCAGGGGGAACTGGAGCTACAATGATTTCCAGACTCCAAAGTTTTAGTATCCCAAAAGTACTGAAATAAAGagtgaattattattattattattattattattattattattctacATGCCATGATTCCAGCATGAGGGAATTGAGGACACCAGTTGGTGAGCAGTGAAGAGCTCTCTGGTGGATCTGAAAAGTCACCACTCATTTCTTTGACAGCAGATGAGAAAACCCTCCCAACCATCCCaagctggaaaatgaaacacttcTTTTCACACACCCCCcctttttcatcttctctccTCAATCCAGCTGAATTTTGCGTGTAATTCCAGCTCCCTGGGGGTTAATAAAAACCAAGAGGTGCCTCCAAAGAAAAGTCAGGACTTGCAATGGCTGGATTTGCTTAAAATTGCCATGGgttttgctgtggtttctgAGGGAGAGCCTTTGGCTCCCCTGGATGTGCCTTTCCAGGGAGTCTCTGCCGTGGGATGACCCTTCCAGCTATTTCTGGTTTCTCCCAACTTGGAAGTTTGATTCTGTGTTGGGCTTTTCCCCCTGCTGGGGGGCAGGACTCAAGCTGAGCTTATGATGAATAaaggctgctctgccaggcaggaagggagctggagtttggattgacaggaagctgaacatgagccagagtgtgcccaggtggccaagaaggccaatggatcctggcctggctcaggaacagtgtggccaacaggtccaaggcagtgattctgcccctggactcagcgctggtgaggccacccctggagtgctgtgtccagctctgggccctgagctcagcaaggccctggaggggctggagcaggtgcagagaagagcagcgaggctggggaagggactggagcacaagtgctgggaggagaggctgagggagctgggggggctcagcctggagaggaggaggctcaggggagacctcctcactctctgcaactccctgacaggaggggggagccggggggggggttggtctcttttcccaggcaaccatcagcaagacaagagggctcggtcttcagctgtgccaggggaggtttaggttggagattagaaagaatttctttgcagagagggtgctcagccattggaatgggctgcccagggaagtgggggattctccatccctggaggtgtttaaggacagactggatgtggcatcagtgccatg includes:
- the SMKR1 gene encoding small lysine-rich protein 1, whose product is MADKAKPKGGKGKSKKKEKAAVKEVDVLGPAAMLNAYYISHNAAAFLEFRGYPWPGSPKKKGKKK